ATCATGGAGCCAAGGAACAGGAATTACAAAAAGGGATCGGTCATGTGCCTGGAAGTGCTCTACCTGGAAAAAATAACAATTCCGTTTTAGCAGGCCACCGCGATACCGTCTTTCGCAATCTCGATGCCTTAACAACAAACGATCAACTCCGTGTGAAAACACCTACGGAATCCTTTGTATACCAGATAAGAAAAATTAGAATCGTTGATAAAAATGACCGCACAGTGATCGTACCAAAACCAAAGGCAACTTTGACACTTAGCACATGCTATCCCTTTCATGTGATAGGTCCAGCAAGCAAACGCTATGTGATTATTTCTGAATTAGTTACAAAAGAAAAACTAGGCAAC
The sequence above is drawn from the Desertibacillus haloalkaliphilus genome and encodes:
- a CDS encoding class D sortase, whose amino-acid sequence is MDTLKQKRIVTTIWLLIFIVAIGFTVLNVRQFLEGYLVVQPKEDVREVGLLQDHRPSKGDYLGTLEIPKLEVSIPIYHGAKEQELQKGIGHVPGSALPGKNNNSVLAGHRDTVFRNLDALTTNDQLRVKTPTESFVYQIRKIRIVDKNDRTVIVPKPKATLTLSTCYPFHVIGPASKRYVIISELVTKEKLGN